The sequence GCATGTTGAGGCTGCGGGCCTGTTGCAGCGCGGGGCCGTCCGCGCGCAGCACGAGCGCGGCGTGGTGGCAGTCGACGGCCTGCGCGTACTGCCCGCCGGCCCACAGGGCGATGCCGAGCTGGTGCAGGGCCTCCGCCTCGATCTCCGGGTCGGCGACCGCCCGGGCCTCGTCGAGCGCGGTGCGCGCGGCGGCGCTCCCCTCGTCGTACTGGCCGCGGTGGATGGACACCGCGGCCAGGTCGAGCAGCGCGCACGCGTACCCGGTCCGGTCGTCGGTGTCCCGCCAGTACGCGACCGCCTTGCGCAGCACGGAGTCGGCGGTCGTCAGGTATCCCTCGGTGTCCAGGAAGCCGGCGAGGACGTGCGCGAGGAGGGCGGTGCCACGGGTCGGCCGGTGCGCGCCGGACCAGGCCAGCACGGCCAGCAGGTTGGGGCCTTCGGTGAGGAGCCAGCGGCTCGGGTCGCCCCGGGTGCCCCAGGGCGCGGGGGCGGGCAGCGAGGTGGCGACCTCGACACGGCAGCGGAACGGGTACACCTGGCGGTCGGCCAGGTCCGCCATGGCCAGGTAGAAGTCGACGAGCCGTTCGACGGCCGCCCGCGTCTCCTCGGGGCCGTCCTCGGCGGCGGCCAGGCCCTGGGCGTAGTCGCGCAGCAGGTCGTGCAACCGGTAGCGGTGCGCGGTGGGTTCCTGGAGCAGGTGGCAGCCGAGCAGGCCCTCCAGGGCGCGGTCGGTGTCCTCGACGGACAGCCCGCTGAGCGCGGCGGCCGCGTGCGGGCCCACCTCGGGGCCCAGGTGCGTGCCCAGCCGCCGGAAGACCATCCGCTGCAGCGGCGTCAGCGGGCGGTACGACACCTCGAACGCGCGGGCCAGTTCGCGGCGGCCGTCGCGGATCTGGGGGACGCGGCTGCCGGCGCGGGTCAGGGAGTCCACGAGTTCCGCCGCGCTCCAGGCCGGCCGGGACAGGAAGCGGCTCGCCACGAGTTCGATCGCCAGCGGCAGGAACCCGCACAGCCGGACGATCTGCGCGGTCGCGTCGGCGGTCGGCGCCCGCTCGGCCCCGACCCGGTGCCGGAACATGCTGACCGCGTCGCGCAGCGGCATGACGTCGAGGGTCACCGGCCGCACTCCGGGGATCTCGGTGAGCCGGCGCCGGCTGGTGAGGATGACCAGCGACGGCGACGCCCACGGCAGCAGCGGCCGCACCTGGTCGGCGTCGGCGACGTTGTCGAGGACCAGGATCAGCCGGCGGTTCGCCATCGCGGTGTGCCATGCCGACCTCAGCGCGTCGACGTGCTGCGGGATGCTCGCGACCGGGACGCCGGACAGGTGCAGCAGGTCGGTCAGCGCGTCCGCGACCGGCATCGCGCCGGCCTCCGCGCCGCCGCGCAGGTCCAGGAAGACGCAGCCGTCGGGGTAGCCGTCGCTCAACTGGTGGGCGACGTGCACCGCGAGCGAGGTCTTGCCGACGCCCGGCATGCCGTCCACCGCTTCGAGCGAGACCACCGCGGCCGTGCCGTGCGGGGTGTGGGTGCCGGCGGACAGCCGGCGTATCTCGGGCGCGCGGCCGACCAGTTCGATGTCGTGGGGCAGGTTGTCGGTGCGGTCGGGCTCCGGCGCGGGGGGAGGCTCGGCCGGCGCTCCCGGCGCGGGTGGCAGCAGGTCGGCGACCGGGACCCTGCTGAGGATGCCCTGCTGGACGGCCTGTAACCGGTCGCCGGGGGCGGTGCCGAACTCCCTCACCAGCCGGCTCAGGAAGTGGTGCAGCGCGTCGGCCGCCTCGACCGCGCGGCCGGTGCCGTACAGCGCGACGGCGAGCAGTTCCACCAGCGTCTCGTTGGTCGGGTGCGCCTCGGCCAGGGACGCCAGGCGCGGGGCCAGGTCCGGGTAGTGGCCCAGCCGCAGGGCGACGCCCGCCTGGAGCGTGGCCGCGTCCACCTCCTTCCCGTCCATCGCGGCGCGGATGCCCGCCGCCCACGTGCCGGGCAGGCCCGCCAGGGGTTCGCCGCGCCTGAGCCCTTGGGCCTGCCGGAGCAGGTGCAGCGCCTCCTGTCCGTCGCCGCGCCGGGCGACCGCGTGCGCCTGGTCGACCAGTCCCACGTACCGGTGCAGGTCGACGGCCGCCCGGTCGGCCTGGAGGATGTAGGTGTGGGTACGGCGCTCCAGCGCGGGAGCGGCCGGTCCTGCGACGTCGTGCAGCGCCCGGCGGATACGGGAGACGTAGGCGTACAGCGCGTCGCGGGGTTTGGCCGGGGGGTTGTCGTCCCAGACCCGGTCGACGAGCCGGTCCACGCTGACGGCGCTGCCCACGTCCCAGGCGAGGGCGGCCAGCACGGTCCGTTCCTTGGTCGACCCGAGGGCGGTCCAGCGCTCCCCGGCACGCAGTTCCACCGGCCCCAGTACGCGTATCTGGAACTCCATCAGTGTCTCCCACCGGACGGTTCCGCTGTACGAGGCGGCCCGCCACCGACCGGGCCGGCGGACACGCGCACACCGCGACTCAAACGGGCTGTTCCTGCCGGACCGAGAAGCGCCCATACCGCCATCGCAGGGTATTCCTTGAAGGGACACCGCGGAACGGGACGTCCGATGCGGGCGTCCCGCGGGCCGCGAGGGGCCGTTGTCGGCGAGGGGCGGGGAAGAATGCGGGACGAGGGTGTGGCCGAGGCTCTGTTATCGGCCAAGTTTTCCGATACCACCGGGCACGGCTCGGCCGCCTGGCAGGAACTCGCGCGACTGGTGGACGCCGCGGCCGCGGACGACCCGGTCCTCGCCGCGGCATGGCACGACCTGCAAGCGGACCCCGTCGGCTCCGGCGCCGCCGCCGTGTCGGCGACTCTACGCGACCAGGCCGCCGTTCTCGCCGCGTGCGCGGCGCGCAACGGCCCGCTGCTGGACCGGATTCGGCAGTGGATGGCGCGGTTTCCCGCGGCGGGCGGGGGCGTCGACATGGTCGCCAACACTTTGGGCGGCAACGCGCAAGTGCACGGCCCGGTCGTCCAGGCGCGGGACATCACCGGCGGAATCCACGTCCACCAGATGCCGCAGCCGGCCGCACCGGAACGTCCCATCCCACGTCAACTCCTCCCCGTCCCCGCGCACTTCACCGACCGGCGGCGGGACCTGCGGGCACTGGACGAGCTGCGCGACGGACGGGAGCCGGGCGTGGCCCAGGTGATCGTGGTCAGCGGCCAGGCCGGCGTCGGCAAGACCGCGCTG comes from Streptomyces sp. NBC_00448 and encodes:
- a CDS encoding AfsR/SARP family transcriptional regulator; this translates as MEFQIRVLGPVELRAGERWTALGSTKERTVLAALAWDVGSAVSVDRLVDRVWDDNPPAKPRDALYAYVSRIRRALHDVAGPAAPALERRTHTYILQADRAAVDLHRYVGLVDQAHAVARRGDGQEALHLLRQAQGLRRGEPLAGLPGTWAAGIRAAMDGKEVDAATLQAGVALRLGHYPDLAPRLASLAEAHPTNETLVELLAVALYGTGRAVEAADALHHFLSRLVREFGTAPGDRLQAVQQGILSRVPVADLLPPAPGAPAEPPPAPEPDRTDNLPHDIELVGRAPEIRRLSAGTHTPHGTAAVVSLEAVDGMPGVGKTSLAVHVAHQLSDGYPDGCVFLDLRGGAEAGAMPVADALTDLLHLSGVPVASIPQHVDALRSAWHTAMANRRLILVLDNVADADQVRPLLPWASPSLVILTSRRRLTEIPGVRPVTLDVMPLRDAVSMFRHRVGAERAPTADATAQIVRLCGFLPLAIELVASRFLSRPAWSAAELVDSLTRAGSRVPQIRDGRRELARAFEVSYRPLTPLQRMVFRRLGTHLGPEVGPHAAAALSGLSVEDTDRALEGLLGCHLLQEPTAHRYRLHDLLRDYAQGLAAAEDGPEETRAAVERLVDFYLAMADLADRQVYPFRCRVEVATSLPAPAPWGTRGDPSRWLLTEGPNLLAVLAWSGAHRPTRGTALLAHVLAGFLDTEGYLTTADSVLRKAVAYWRDTDDRTGYACALLDLAAVSIHRGQYDEGSAAARTALDEARAVADPEIEAEALHQLGIALWAGGQYAQAVDCHHAALVLRADGPALQQARSLNMLGTLLLVTGDPERALEVFLDTLGKFREVRDRRGEWRTLNNLGETHAKLGDLEQADTAYRQALGLARHVGSRVDCATLQMNLAGALLTAGKPDEALALYQEVLPVLRSVGDRRNEAIALHGVGRTLQAVGQFHESIGHHTAALAVAREIGAVHEEAETLRDLGIAEHRVGRLAQAGRHLQDSLAIAERIQAPAEETATLTALADLRRQQGAAEEADALRARVRALQVKHRLPRA